A region of the Sinorhizobium arboris LMG 14919 genome:
ATGGCGCTCACGGAAGCGCAAGGGAAATAAGGTGACGACCATGCGGTCGTCACAAGCGGCGAGACCGTGAAGGAATTGTCCGTCGCCTACTGGGTGCTTCCCTTAATCGTAGCCGATTAGGGGAAGCACGGCAGCAAACCAAAGTGCTAGAGCGACCTTTGCGCGTCTGATAAGACGCGCGGCGCTGTAGAAAAGCAGACGGACTGAAGACAGGATTGAGTACGAAGATGGCAAAGCTGAAAGTCGACGGAAAAGAGATCGAGGTCCCGGATCATTTCACGCTGCTTCAGGCATGCGAGGAGGCCGGCGCCGAGGTTCCGCGCTTCTGTTTCCATGAGCGGCTTTCGGTTGCCGGCAACTGCCGCATGTGTCTGATCGAGGTGAAGGGCGGACCGCCGAAGCCGGCCGCCTCCTGCGCGATGGGCGTCCGCGACCTTCGTCCCGGTCCGAACGGCGAAGTGCCGGAAGTGTTCACGACCACGCCGATGGTCAAGAAGGCGCGCGAAGGCGTCATGGAATTCCTGCTCATCAACCACCCGCTCGACTGCCCGATCTGCGACCAGGGCGGCGAATGCGACCTGCAGGACCAGGCGATGGCCTTCGGCATCGACAGCTCGCGCTATCAGGAAAACAAGCGCGCGGTCGAGGACAAATATATCGGCCCGCTGGTCAAGACGGTGATGAACCGCTGCATCCACTGCACGCGTTGCGTCCGTTTCACGACGGAAGTCGCCGGCATCGCCGAACTCGGCCTGATCGGCCGCGGTGAGGATGCCGAGATCACCACCTATCTCGAACAGGCGATGACCTCGGAATTGCAGGGCAATGTCGTCGATCTGTGCCCGGTGGGCGCGCTCACCTCCAAGCCCTTCTCCTTCACCGCGCGCCCGTGGGAGCTCGGCAAGACTGAATCGATCGATGTCATGGACGCGGTCGGCTCGGCTATCCGTGTCGATACGCGCGGCCGCGAAGTCATGCGGATCATGCCGCGTGTCAACGAGGAGATCAACGAAGAGTGGATCTCCGACAAGACCCGCTTCATCTGGGACGGGCTCAAGACGCAGCGCCTCGATCGTCCTTATGTCAAGAAGGACGGCCGCCTGCAGCCTGCAAGCTGGGGTGAGGCCTTCCAGGCGATCAACACCGCCATTGCCGGCACTTCCGGCGACAGAATCGGTGCGATCGCCGGCGATCTCGCATCGGTCGAGGAAATGTACGCGCTGAAGGAGCTCATCGCCTCGCTCGGTTCCGAAAACCTCGATTGCAGGCAGGACGGCGCAGCGCTCGACCCGTCGTTCGGCCGTTCGAGCTACATCTTCAACCCGACGATCCAGGGTATCGAAAGCGCCGATGCGCTGCTCGTCATCGGCTCCAATCCGCGCTTCGAAGCATCGGTTCTCAATGCCCGTATCCGCAAGCGCTACCGCCTGGCCAACTTCCCCATCGGCGTGATCGGCGAGGCGGGTGAGCTGCGTTACGAATACGAATATCTGGGTGCGGGTACCGATACGCTCGCTGAACTCGTTTCCCGCAAGGGCGCATTCTTCGCGACGCTGGAAAAGGCCGCGCGTCCGCTGATCATCGTCGGCCAGGGTGCCTTGGCAGGGGAGGGCGGCGCGGCCGTTCTCGCCAATGCGGCGAAGCTTGCCGTCGCCGTTGGTGCCGTCAACGCCGAGTGGAACGGTTTTGCCGTGCTTCATACCGCGGCGGCCAGAGTCGGCGGTCTCGATCTCGGCTTCGTGCCCGGCCCGGGCGGCAAGCCGGCTCTCGAAATGCTTGACGCCATGGATGTCCTGTTCCTGCTGGGTGCCGACGAGATCGACCTCTCCGCCAGAAAGGCAGGATTCACCGTCTACATCGGCTCTCACGGCGACAACGGCGCACATGCGGCGGATGTCATTCTTCCCGGCGCGACCTACACGGAAAAGTCCGGCACCTGGGTGAATACCGAAGGGCGCGTTCAGATCGGCAGCCGCGCCGCTTTCGCACCGGGTGAAGCCCGCGAGGACTGGGCGATCATCCGCGCGCTTTCCGACGTGCTCGGCAGGAAGCTGCCATTCGACTCGCTCGGCGAATTGCGCGCCAAGCTCTATGCGGCCTATCCGCATTTCGCCGATGTCGACGGGATCGCCGCCGGCAGCAGCGACGAAATTGCCGCACTTGCACAAAAAGCCGGTGCGATGGCGAAATCCGTGTTTGCGTCTCCGGTCAAAGACTTCTATTTGACGAACCCGATAGCGCGCGCATCCGCCGTCATGGCCGAATGCTCGGCCTTGGCGCGCAACAATTTCAAAGCTGCCGCGGAATGAGCGCGAGGGAATAGAGCATCATGGACGCTTTCTTTTCGACCTATGTCTGGCCCACGGCCATCATGATCGGCCAGTCGCTCCTGCTTCTGGTCGCGCTGCTGCTTTTCATCGCCTATATCCTGCTCGCCGACCGCAAGATCTGGGCGGCCGTGCAGCTTCGCCGCGGCCCTAACGTGGTCGGTCCCTGGGGGCTGTTCCAGTCCTTCGCCGATCTTTTGAAATTCGTCTTCAAGGAGCCGGTCATTCCGGCCGGCGCCAACAAGACGATCTTTCTGCTTGCGCCGCTCGTTTCCGTGACGCTGGCGCTCGCCGCCTGGGCGGTCATTCCGCTCAACGCGAACTGGGTGATCGCGAACATCAATGTCGGCATCCTCTTCGTCTTCGCCATATCTTCGCTCGAGGTTTATGGCATCATCATGGGCGGCTGGGCGTCCAACTCGAAATATCCCTTCCTCGGCGCATTGCGCTCCGCCGCGCAGATGGTTTCCTACGAGGTCTCGATCGGCTT
Encoded here:
- the nuoG gene encoding NADH-quinone oxidoreductase subunit NuoG; translated protein: MAKLKVDGKEIEVPDHFTLLQACEEAGAEVPRFCFHERLSVAGNCRMCLIEVKGGPPKPAASCAMGVRDLRPGPNGEVPEVFTTTPMVKKAREGVMEFLLINHPLDCPICDQGGECDLQDQAMAFGIDSSRYQENKRAVEDKYIGPLVKTVMNRCIHCTRCVRFTTEVAGIAELGLIGRGEDAEITTYLEQAMTSELQGNVVDLCPVGALTSKPFSFTARPWELGKTESIDVMDAVGSAIRVDTRGREVMRIMPRVNEEINEEWISDKTRFIWDGLKTQRLDRPYVKKDGRLQPASWGEAFQAINTAIAGTSGDRIGAIAGDLASVEEMYALKELIASLGSENLDCRQDGAALDPSFGRSSYIFNPTIQGIESADALLVIGSNPRFEASVLNARIRKRYRLANFPIGVIGEAGELRYEYEYLGAGTDTLAELVSRKGAFFATLEKAARPLIIVGQGALAGEGGAAVLANAAKLAVAVGAVNAEWNGFAVLHTAAARVGGLDLGFVPGPGGKPALEMLDAMDVLFLLGADEIDLSARKAGFTVYIGSHGDNGAHAADVILPGATYTEKSGTWVNTEGRVQIGSRAAFAPGEAREDWAIIRALSDVLGRKLPFDSLGELRAKLYAAYPHFADVDGIAAGSSDEIAALAQKAGAMAKSVFASPVKDFYLTNPIARASAVMAECSALARNNFKAAAE